One stretch of Fictibacillus sp. b24 DNA includes these proteins:
- the sigH gene encoding RNA polymerase sporulation sigma factor SigH, whose protein sequence is MNIDLKELSVSDYELMEDESLVELVHEGDSAALEYLINKYKNFVRAKARSYFLIGADREDIIQEGMIGLYKAIRDFKEDKLSSFKAFAELCITRQMITAIKTATRQKHIPLNSYVSLDKPIYDEESDRTLMDVICGTKVTDPEELIINQEEFDDIEVKMGEILSDLERKVLMLYLDGRSYQEISVDLDRHVKSIDNALQRVKRKLERYLELREISS, encoded by the coding sequence GTGAACATAGATCTCAAGGAACTGTCAGTAAGCGATTACGAGCTCATGGAAGATGAAAGCCTTGTGGAACTGGTTCATGAGGGGGACAGCGCAGCACTTGAATATTTGATTAACAAGTATAAGAATTTTGTTCGTGCGAAAGCAAGATCATACTTTTTGATCGGTGCAGACCGTGAAGATATTATTCAAGAAGGCATGATCGGGCTTTATAAAGCGATTCGTGATTTTAAAGAGGACAAGCTGTCATCCTTTAAAGCTTTTGCCGAACTATGTATTACGAGGCAAATGATTACCGCTATCAAAACGGCAACCAGACAAAAGCACATTCCGTTAAATTCTTATGTGTCGTTGGACAAGCCCATCTATGATGAAGAATCTGACCGTACACTGATGGATGTTATTTGCGGTACAAAAGTCACTGATCCTGAAGAACTGATTATCAACCAAGAAGAATTTGATGATATTGAAGTGAAGATGGGAGAAATATTAAGTGACCTGGAACGAAAAGTTCTCATGCTGTACCTAGACGGAAGATCATACCAGGAAATCTCAGTGGATCTCGACAGACACGTGAAGTCGATCGACAACGCGCTTCAGCGAGTAAAACGTAAATTAGAACGTTATTTAGAACTAAGAGAAATTTCATCTTAA
- the secE gene encoding preprotein translocase subunit SecE, translating into MADVAEKTKKSPAKFLSDVNKEMKRVSWPARKELFRYTGVVLSTVVVMALFFWVVDLGISQLVELILG; encoded by the coding sequence ATGGCGGATGTTGCAGAAAAGACAAAAAAATCACCAGCAAAGTTTCTTTCTGATGTAAACAAGGAAATGAAGCGCGTTAGCTGGCCTGCGCGAAAAGAATTATTTCGCTATACAGGGGTTGTATTGTCAACTGTAGTGGTTATGGCTTTGTTCTTCTGGGTTGTGGATTTAGGTATTTCACAATTAGTTGAGCTTATTTTAGGGTAG
- the rpmG gene encoding 50S ribosomal protein L33: protein MRKKVFLACKQCSKRNYTTMKNQQNNPERVEVKKFCSYCNAHTIHQETK from the coding sequence ATGAGAAAAAAAGTTTTTTTAGCCTGTAAACAATGCTCAAAAAGAAATTATACAACGATGAAGAACCAACAAAACAATCCTGAACGAGTCGAGGTTAAAAAGTTTTGCAGCTACTGCAATGCTCATACCATTCACCAGGAAACTAAGTAA
- the nusG gene encoding transcription termination/antitermination protein NusG, with protein MEKNWYVVHTYSGYENKVKANLEKRLESMGMTDKIFRVLVPVEEETETKNGKTKTSMKKVFPGYVLTEMIMTDDSWYVVRNTPGVTGFVGSAGAGSKPTALLPEEVDHILKGMGIEAPRVEVDFEIKESVKVKEGPFADFVGTIEEIDATKRKLKVHVNMFGRETPVELEFNQVSKL; from the coding sequence ATGGAAAAAAATTGGTACGTAGTTCATACCTATTCAGGTTATGAAAACAAAGTAAAAGCAAACTTGGAAAAGCGTTTGGAATCTATGGGGATGACAGATAAAATTTTCCGTGTACTTGTACCTGTAGAAGAAGAGACCGAAACAAAGAACGGCAAGACAAAAACAAGCATGAAGAAAGTTTTCCCTGGTTATGTATTAACGGAAATGATCATGACAGATGATTCATGGTACGTTGTACGTAATACACCTGGGGTAACTGGATTTGTCGGTTCTGCTGGAGCGGGCTCAAAGCCAACGGCACTTTTGCCTGAGGAAGTAGATCATATTCTTAAAGGTATGGGTATTGAAGCACCGCGTGTTGAAGTTGATTTCGAAATTAAGGAATCTGTAAAAGTAAAAGAAGGTCCTTTTGCTGACTTCGTAGGTACGATCGAAGAGATCGATGCAACAAAACGCAAGCTTAAAGTTCACGTCAATATGTTTGGCCGTGAGACACCTGTTGAACTCGAGTTTAACCAAGTTAGCAAGTTATAA